In one window of Streptomyces roseofulvus DNA:
- a CDS encoding carbamoyltransferase family protein: MRVLGINALFHDPAAALVVDGTTVAATEEERFSRRKHGKRPVPFSAWELPEQAARWCLDRAGLRPADLDLVAYSYDPELAAPAEELGLDDPWDALRQAYAQHAAGFLTTALPGLDPETVRFVGHHMAHAGSAAFAAEGAETSSVLVLDGRGERASHLAARRLGDRLEPLCAQLLPESLGLVYEELTEHLGFLRSSDEFKVMALASHGTPRMAAELRRYVHPTGDGGFRAHGVPWAELCPPRAADAPWTAAHADLAASAQTVLEETLLDLVRWLHGRTHDDLLTLAGGVALNCVANSRIAREGPFSRVWVQPAAGDAGTALGAALLASAEAGEQPVPMPGAALGRAWSDAELAGHLKTAAVPFERPPDIAAAVAGTLADNGIVAWFQGRSEYGPRALGHRSLLAHPGHAGNLERLNDIKGREQFRPVAPMVLTERSGDIFDGPLPSPYMLFVHDVAPAWRDRIPAVVHVDGTARIQTVDRRHEPLVARMLEEFERRTGLPVVVNTSLNTAGRPMVDTPRDALECFGSTPVDLLAIGPFAVRRSEMFHAAADGVNGVASVYAVEEDTGGAAGKADGEGCVR; this comes from the coding sequence ATGCGCGTCCTCGGCATCAACGCCCTCTTCCACGACCCCGCCGCCGCCCTGGTCGTCGACGGAACCACCGTCGCCGCGACCGAGGAAGAGCGCTTCTCGCGGCGGAAGCACGGCAAACGCCCCGTGCCCTTCTCCGCCTGGGAACTGCCCGAGCAGGCCGCCCGCTGGTGCCTGGACCGGGCCGGGCTGCGGCCCGCGGACCTCGACCTGGTCGCCTACTCGTACGACCCCGAACTCGCCGCCCCCGCCGAGGAGCTGGGCCTCGACGACCCCTGGGACGCGCTGCGCCAGGCGTACGCCCAGCACGCCGCCGGCTTCCTCACGACCGCGCTCCCCGGACTCGACCCCGAGACCGTGCGGTTCGTCGGCCACCACATGGCACACGCCGGCTCCGCCGCGTTCGCCGCCGAAGGCGCGGAGACCTCCTCCGTCCTCGTGCTCGACGGACGCGGCGAACGCGCCTCCCACCTGGCCGCCCGCCGCCTCGGCGACCGCCTCGAACCGCTCTGCGCCCAACTGCTCCCCGAATCACTGGGCCTGGTCTACGAGGAACTGACCGAGCACCTCGGATTCCTGCGCTCCTCCGACGAGTTCAAGGTGATGGCGCTCGCCTCGCACGGGACGCCGCGGATGGCCGCCGAGCTCCGCCGGTACGTCCACCCCACCGGCGACGGCGGGTTCCGGGCGCACGGCGTGCCCTGGGCGGAACTCTGCCCGCCCCGCGCCGCCGACGCGCCCTGGACCGCCGCGCACGCGGACCTCGCCGCCAGCGCCCAGACCGTCCTGGAGGAGACCCTCCTCGACCTCGTCCGCTGGCTGCACGGACGCACCCACGACGACCTGCTCACGCTGGCCGGCGGCGTCGCCCTCAACTGCGTGGCCAACTCGCGGATCGCCCGCGAAGGCCCCTTCTCGCGGGTCTGGGTGCAGCCCGCCGCCGGTGACGCCGGAACGGCCCTCGGCGCCGCCCTGCTGGCGTCGGCGGAGGCCGGCGAGCAGCCCGTGCCGATGCCCGGCGCCGCCCTCGGACGCGCGTGGTCGGACGCGGAGCTCGCCGGCCACCTCAAGACGGCCGCCGTCCCCTTCGAACGGCCCCCGGACATCGCGGCGGCCGTGGCCGGGACCCTGGCCGACAACGGGATCGTGGCCTGGTTCCAGGGCCGCTCCGAGTACGGCCCCCGCGCCCTCGGGCACCGCTCGCTGCTCGCCCACCCGGGCCACGCGGGCAATCTGGAGCGCCTCAACGACATCAAGGGCCGCGAGCAGTTCCGGCCCGTCGCCCCGATGGTCCTCACCGAACGCTCCGGCGACATCTTCGACGGGCCCCTGCCCAGCCCGTACATGCTCTTCGTGCACGACGTCGCCCCCGCGTGGCGCGACCGCATCCCGGCCGTCGTCCACGTCGACGGCACCGCGCGGATCCAGACCGTCGACCGGCGCCACGAGCCGCTCGTGGCGCGGATGCTGGAGGAGTTCGAACGGCGGACGGGCCTGCCCGTCGTCGTCAACACCAGCCTCAACACGGCCGGCCGGCCCATGGTCGACACTCCCAGGGACGCCCTGGAGTGCTTCGGCTCGACCCCCGTCGACCTGCTCGCCATCGGCCCCTTCGCCGTCCGCAGGAGCGAGATGTTCCACGCCGCCGCGGACGGCGTGAACGGCGTCGCGAGCGTCTACGCCGTCGAGGAGGACACCGGCGGCGCGGCGGGGAAGGCCGACGGCGAGGGGTGCGTCCGATGA
- a CDS encoding glycosyltransferase family 9 protein, whose amino-acid sequence MTAGPRTLVVRLDSLGDVLLAGPAVRAVAAGSSRTTMLCGPRGAAAARLLPGVDEVLEYEAPWVGFDAPPVSPADCDRLVRTLADRRFDRALILVSYHQSPLPVALLLRLAGVDWIGADSEDYPGTLLDLRHRRAPGRHEAEAALDLARAAGCALPPGDDGGLRVVVPPRPGANGTPPPADALAGPAPYVVLHPAAAVPARAWSPARAARAVEALHAAGHRVVVTGSAAEQATTALVAGRYGIDLGGVTTGLDDLSGVLARASAVVTGNTGPAHLAAAVRTPVVCLFAPVVPAERWRPYGVPHVLLGDQRAPCALTRARTCPVPGHPCLDAVDDDEVVAAVASLLDHRAGPPATKRGAMSA is encoded by the coding sequence GTGACGGCCGGCCCGCGCACCCTCGTCGTGCGCCTCGACAGCCTCGGCGACGTGCTGCTCGCCGGACCCGCCGTGCGGGCCGTGGCCGCGGGCTCGTCGCGGACCACGATGCTGTGCGGACCCCGGGGCGCGGCGGCCGCCCGGCTGCTGCCCGGCGTGGACGAGGTGCTGGAGTACGAGGCGCCGTGGGTCGGCTTCGACGCCCCGCCCGTGTCGCCCGCCGACTGCGACCGGCTCGTCCGCACCCTGGCCGACCGCCGGTTCGACCGCGCGCTGATCCTCGTCTCGTACCACCAGAGCCCCCTCCCCGTCGCCCTGCTGCTCCGGCTGGCCGGAGTGGACTGGATCGGCGCCGACAGCGAGGACTACCCCGGCACCCTGCTCGACCTGCGCCACCGCCGCGCCCCCGGCCGGCACGAGGCGGAGGCGGCGCTCGACCTGGCCCGGGCGGCCGGCTGCGCGCTGCCGCCCGGCGACGACGGCGGCCTCCGCGTCGTCGTCCCGCCGCGGCCCGGGGCGAACGGCACCCCGCCGCCGGCCGACGCCCTCGCCGGGCCCGCCCCGTACGTCGTGCTCCACCCCGCGGCGGCCGTGCCCGCCCGCGCCTGGAGCCCCGCCCGGGCGGCCCGCGCGGTCGAGGCCCTGCACGCGGCGGGGCACCGGGTGGTGGTCACCGGCTCCGCCGCCGAGCAGGCCACCACCGCGCTCGTCGCCGGGCGGTACGGGATCGACCTCGGCGGCGTGACCACCGGCCTGGACGACCTCTCGGGCGTCCTCGCCCGCGCCTCCGCCGTCGTCACCGGCAACACCGGCCCCGCCCACCTGGCGGCCGCCGTGCGGACGCCCGTCGTCTGCCTGTTCGCGCCGGTCGTCCCGGCCGAGCGCTGGCGGCCGTACGGCGTCCCGCACGTGCTGCTCGGCGACCAGCGCGCGCCCTGCGCGCTGACCCGGGCCCGGACCTGCCCCGTACCCGGGCACCCGTGCCTCGACGCGGTGGACGACGACGAGGTGGTCGCCGCGGTGGCGTCGCTCCTGGACCACCGCGCCGGCCCGCCCGCGACGAAGAGAGGAGCGATGAGCGCATGA
- a CDS encoding Rieske (2Fe-2S) protein: MSGVARRTVVAAGGAGLASAALAACGGSNAEGGTGTSTGTGGADGAPQGPLAKTGDIPVGGGKVLADKGVVITQPKAGEYKAFSSKCTHAGCAVREVKDGVIICPCHQSRFDISDGSVTSGPATAPLPPEPIEVKGEEISFG, encoded by the coding sequence ATGAGCGGAGTGGCACGGCGGACCGTGGTGGCGGCCGGTGGGGCGGGGCTCGCCTCGGCGGCGCTGGCCGCGTGCGGCGGCTCGAACGCCGAGGGCGGCACGGGCACGAGCACGGGCACGGGTGGCGCGGACGGCGCCCCGCAGGGCCCGCTCGCGAAGACCGGCGACATCCCGGTGGGCGGCGGCAAGGTCCTGGCGGACAAGGGCGTCGTCATCACCCAGCCGAAGGCCGGCGAGTACAAGGCGTTCTCGTCGAAGTGCACCCACGCGGGCTGCGCCGTGCGCGAGGTGAAGGACGGCGTGATCATCTGCCCGTGCCACCAGAGCAGGTTCGACATCTCGGACGGCAGCGTGACGTCGGGCCCGGCGACGGCACCCCTGCCCCCGGAGCCGATCGAGGTGAAGGGCGAGGAGATCTCCTTCGGCTGA
- a CDS encoding cysteine hydrolase: MGCREELGERLRPDGVVLLTVECQEGVVGARSALPELAAVARRSGALANVARLVDAAHGAGVQVVHAVAERRPDGRGSSNNARLFRAAARLPVQQHSGSTAVRVAEPIQVADEDLVVRRLHGLSPLAGTGVDALLRNLGCRTLVVTGVSANVAVPNAVFDAVNLGYTVVVVQDAIAGVPADYTPAMIRNTLALVATIATTDDLLAAWKAPRRASSAGSSGG; this comes from the coding sequence ATGGGGTGCAGGGAAGAACTCGGCGAGCGGCTCCGTCCGGACGGCGTCGTGCTGCTCACCGTCGAGTGCCAGGAGGGCGTCGTCGGCGCGCGGAGCGCCCTGCCCGAACTCGCGGCCGTCGCCCGGCGGTCGGGCGCCCTCGCCAATGTGGCACGGCTCGTCGACGCCGCCCACGGCGCCGGGGTCCAGGTCGTCCACGCCGTCGCCGAACGGCGCCCCGACGGACGCGGCTCCAGCAACAACGCGCGCCTGTTCCGGGCCGCCGCGCGCCTTCCCGTGCAACAGCACAGCGGCTCGACGGCGGTCCGTGTCGCCGAGCCGATCCAGGTGGCCGACGAGGACCTGGTGGTACGGCGCCTGCACGGCCTGTCCCCGCTGGCCGGAACGGGGGTGGACGCGCTGCTGCGCAACCTCGGCTGCCGGACGCTCGTGGTCACCGGGGTGTCCGCCAATGTGGCCGTGCCCAACGCCGTCTTCGACGCGGTGAACCTCGGCTACACGGTCGTCGTCGTCCAGGACGCCATCGCGGGGGTGCCGGCCGACTACACCCCCGCGATGATCCGCAACACCCTCGCCCTGGTCGCCACCATCGCGACCACCGACGACCTCCTCGCCGCCTGGAAGGCGCCCAGGCGCGCCTCCTCCGCCGGGAGTTCGGGCGGCTGA
- a CDS encoding glycosyltransferase family 2 protein gives MNPRPAPGDRPRPAPPRYAVVVPTVGRPSLRTCLTALARATEAAPPARVVVVHDRPGHDGTVPDLPVPDALRALTTVVAGPGRGPAAARNTGARLAGDAPWIVFLDDDVVPSPDWGDGLARDLAERPGDVAAVAARIDVPLPEGRPPTDAERNTAALATARWITADMAVRRAALDRVGGFDERFRRAFREDADLALRLLDDGWRLAQGTRRTAHPPRQGGRWLPVRQQAGNGDDVLMRRLHGPGWRARADAPGGRLPRHRAITAAGLAALGCALTGHRRAAAVCGALWGAGTAEFTLARVLPGPRTRTEVLDMILTSVAIPPAATWHWLRGLVVHRGALPRTPAADPAGPPTTTPTRPGTRREVTT, from the coding sequence ATGAACCCGCGGCCCGCCCCCGGAGACCGGCCCCGCCCGGCCCCGCCCCGGTACGCGGTCGTCGTGCCGACCGTCGGACGGCCGAGCCTGCGGACCTGCCTCACCGCCCTCGCCCGGGCCACCGAGGCCGCGCCGCCGGCCCGGGTGGTCGTCGTGCACGACCGGCCCGGCCACGACGGCACCGTGCCCGACCTCCCCGTGCCCGACGCCCTGCGCGCACTCACCACCGTCGTCGCGGGCCCGGGCCGGGGGCCCGCCGCCGCCCGCAACACCGGCGCCCGGCTGGCCGGCGACGCGCCGTGGATCGTCTTCCTCGACGACGACGTCGTCCCGTCCCCGGACTGGGGCGACGGACTCGCCCGGGACCTGGCGGAACGCCCCGGCGACGTCGCCGCGGTCGCCGCCCGGATCGACGTACCCCTGCCGGAGGGACGCCCCCCGACGGACGCCGAACGGAACACCGCCGCGCTCGCCACCGCCCGCTGGATCACCGCCGACATGGCGGTGCGGCGGGCCGCCCTGGACCGGGTGGGCGGCTTCGACGAACGCTTCCGCCGCGCCTTCCGGGAGGACGCGGACCTCGCCCTGCGGCTCCTCGACGACGGCTGGCGCCTCGCCCAGGGCACCCGCCGCACCGCGCACCCGCCCCGGCAGGGCGGCCGCTGGCTGCCGGTCCGCCAGCAGGCGGGCAACGGCGACGACGTCCTCATGCGCCGCCTGCACGGCCCCGGCTGGCGCGCCCGCGCCGACGCCCCGGGCGGACGCCTGCCGCGCCACCGGGCGATCACCGCCGCGGGCCTCGCCGCGCTCGGCTGCGCCCTGACCGGACACCGCCGCGCCGCCGCCGTGTGCGGCGCGCTGTGGGGCGCCGGCACGGCCGAGTTCACCCTCGCCCGGGTGCTGCCGGGCCCGCGCACCCGCACGGAGGTCCTGGACATGATCCTCACCAGCGTCGCGATCCCGCCCGCCGCCACCTGGCACTGGCTGCGCGGCCTCGTCGTCCACCGGGGCGCGCTCCCCCGCACCCCGGCGGCGGACCCGGCCGGCCCGCCGACGACCACCCCCACCCGCCCCGGCACCCGGCGGGAGGTGACGACATGA
- a CDS encoding DMT family transporter, with amino-acid sequence MSHAAASAPSPAPSPSPTRRPLRAHLLDWRVRFGVLALIWGFSFLFIKVGTEGFAPFQVTFGRLLFGTAVLAVALVAKRDRLPRGARTWGHLTVAAFLLNALPFSLFAYAELTIPSTLAGICNATTPLWGMVLSLVALSEDRPTRVRAAGLGIGFIGVLTVLGAWQGFSGLDVTGTALALLASFSYAVGWIYVRRTLSGTGASHLSLATGQVGLATLQLAFVTPLFTTLPESVELLPLLSVIALGALGTGYAMLLQYGVVAEVGPTTASMVTYFIPVIATAAGVAFLDERLAWNTPVGAVVVLLGAALTQTRTSARTSTASRTAPAAAPSEAPARTAARV; translated from the coding sequence ATGAGCCACGCAGCCGCCTCCGCCCCCTCGCCCGCACCGTCCCCCTCCCCCACGCGCCGCCCCCTCCGCGCGCACCTCCTCGACTGGCGGGTCCGCTTCGGCGTGCTGGCCCTCATCTGGGGCTTCAGCTTCCTGTTCATCAAGGTCGGCACGGAGGGCTTCGCCCCCTTCCAGGTGACCTTCGGCCGGCTCCTCTTCGGTACGGCGGTGCTGGCGGTGGCGCTGGTGGCGAAGCGCGACCGGCTGCCGCGCGGGGCCAGGACGTGGGGGCACCTCACGGTGGCGGCGTTCCTGCTCAACGCGCTGCCGTTCTCGCTCTTCGCGTACGCGGAGCTGACGATCCCGTCGACGCTGGCGGGGATCTGCAACGCGACGACCCCGCTGTGGGGCATGGTCCTGTCGCTCGTGGCGCTCTCCGAGGACCGGCCCACCCGGGTGCGTGCGGCGGGTCTCGGCATCGGTTTCATCGGCGTCCTGACGGTCCTCGGCGCCTGGCAGGGCTTCTCCGGTCTGGACGTGACGGGCACGGCGCTGGCACTGCTGGCCTCGTTCAGCTACGCCGTCGGCTGGATCTACGTCCGCCGCACCCTGAGCGGGACCGGCGCCTCGCACCTCTCCCTGGCGACCGGCCAGGTCGGGCTGGCCACCCTCCAGCTGGCCTTCGTCACCCCGCTCTTCACCACCCTCCCGGAGTCGGTCGAACTGCTGCCGCTGCTCTCGGTGATCGCCCTCGGCGCTCTCGGCACCGGCTACGCGATGCTGCTCCAGTACGGCGTGGTCGCCGAGGTCGGCCCGACGACCGCCTCGATGGTCACGTACTTCATCCCGGTGATCGCGACGGCGGCGGGCGTGGCCTTCCTGGACGAGCGGCTCGCCTGGAACACCCCGGTGGGCGCCGTCGTGGTCCTCCTCGGCGCGGCCCTCACGCAGACCCGCACCTCGGCGCGGACCTCGACCGCCTCCCGTACGGCGCCGGCGGCCGCGCCCTCCGAGGCGCCGGCCAGAACCGCGGCCCGCGTCTGA
- a CDS encoding glycosyltransferase — MNILLWHVHGSWTTAFVQGPHTYLVPVTPDRGPDGRGRARTFSWPAAVRELPPDELRDAPVDLVVLQRPHEEELATRWLGGRRPGRDLPAVYVEHNTPRGEVPVTRHPTADRDDLTLVHVTHFNRLMWDAGSTRAVVVEHGVVDPGHRYTGSLPRAAVVVNEPLRRGRFVGTDLLPALAREAPLDVFGMRTDGLAARLGLTEDRCRTRELPQAELHTALARRRLYLHPVRWTSLGLSLIEAMLLGMPVVVLATTEAVEAVPAGAGTLSTRPEVLARAARRYLAEPAAAAADGARARQAALEHYGLKRFLADWERVIAEARS; from the coding sequence ATGAACATCCTGCTGTGGCACGTCCACGGATCGTGGACCACGGCCTTCGTGCAGGGGCCGCACACCTACCTGGTGCCGGTCACCCCCGACCGCGGTCCCGACGGCCGGGGCCGGGCCCGGACGTTCTCCTGGCCCGCCGCCGTACGCGAACTCCCCCCGGACGAGCTGCGCGACGCCCCGGTCGACCTGGTCGTGCTGCAACGCCCCCACGAGGAGGAGCTGGCCACCCGGTGGCTGGGCGGCAGGCGCCCCGGCCGGGACCTGCCCGCCGTGTACGTGGAGCACAACACCCCCCGCGGCGAGGTGCCCGTGACACGCCACCCGACGGCCGACCGGGACGACCTCACCCTCGTCCACGTCACCCACTTCAACCGGCTGATGTGGGACGCCGGAAGCACCCGGGCCGTCGTCGTCGAACACGGCGTCGTCGACCCCGGGCACCGCTACACCGGCAGCCTCCCGCGCGCCGCCGTCGTCGTCAACGAGCCGCTGCGACGCGGCCGTTTCGTCGGCACCGACCTGCTCCCCGCGCTCGCCCGCGAGGCACCGCTCGACGTCTTCGGCATGCGCACCGACGGGCTCGCCGCCCGCCTCGGCCTCACCGAGGACCGCTGCCGCACGCGGGAACTCCCGCAGGCGGAGCTGCACACCGCCCTGGCACGGCGCCGGCTGTACCTGCACCCCGTGCGCTGGACCTCGCTCGGTCTCTCCCTGATCGAGGCGATGCTCCTCGGCATGCCCGTGGTCGTCCTCGCGACGACCGAGGCGGTCGAGGCGGTCCCCGCCGGCGCCGGCACCCTGTCCACCCGCCCGGAGGTACTCGCCCGGGCGGCCCGCCGCTACCTCGCCGAACCCGCCGCGGCCGCCGCCGACGGCGCCCGGGCCCGGCAGGCGGCACTCGAACACTACGGCCTCAAGCGCTTCCTGGCCGACTGGGAGCGCGTCATCGCGGAGGCACGCTCATGA
- a CDS encoding HAD family hydrolase, with translation MNAGPSARPWLFTGRPGAVGRSVWRASHDDSPDAVLFDRDGTLVVDVPYNGDPSRVLPRPGAAAALARLRALGIAVGVVSNQSGVARGLLTRGQIQAVHHRIDLLLGPFAVWAVCPHGPDDGCGCRKPAPGLVLAACARLGARPSRTVVIGDIGSDMAAARAAGARGVLVPTPATLPAEVADAPRTAADLPTAVALALEPSFRTPVAAGRSGGDAP, from the coding sequence ATGAACGCCGGACCCTCCGCCCGCCCCTGGCTGTTCACCGGACGCCCCGGCGCCGTCGGCCGCTCCGTCTGGCGGGCGTCCCACGACGACAGCCCCGACGCCGTGCTCTTCGACCGCGACGGCACCCTCGTCGTCGACGTCCCCTACAACGGGGACCCGAGCCGGGTGCTGCCCCGGCCCGGAGCCGCGGCAGCGCTCGCCCGGCTGCGGGCCCTCGGGATCGCGGTCGGCGTGGTGAGCAACCAGTCCGGCGTCGCCCGCGGGCTCCTGACCCGCGGCCAGATCCAGGCGGTGCACCACCGGATCGACCTGCTCCTCGGCCCGTTCGCCGTCTGGGCCGTGTGCCCGCACGGCCCCGACGACGGCTGCGGCTGCCGCAAACCCGCGCCCGGCCTCGTCCTCGCCGCCTGCGCCCGGCTCGGCGCCCGCCCGTCCCGCACCGTCGTCATCGGGGACATCGGCAGCGACATGGCGGCCGCCCGCGCGGCCGGCGCGCGCGGCGTGCTGGTCCCGACCCCCGCCACCCTCCCGGCCGAGGTCGCCGACGCCCCGCGCACGGCCGCCGACCTCCCCACCGCCGTCGCCCTCGCGCTCGAACCGTCGTTCCGCACCCCCGTCGCCGCGGGCCGCAGCGGAGGCGACGCGCCGTGA
- a CDS encoding NAD-dependent epimerase/dehydratase family protein, whose protein sequence is MAMSPAPRWEHAVVTGGSGFVGSHLCAALLADGTDVTCVDDFSTGRRANVAALLGHPGFRLLEADVRRPFEVDRPPDLVLHFASPASPADYLRLPLHTLETGSLGTRNALALAHDHGARFVLASTSEVYGDPEEHPQSERYWGRVNPVGPRSVYDEAKRFGEAFTTAAARARGTDTVIVRLFNTYGPRMRGYDGRAVPTFVRQALAGEPLTVTGDGRQTRSLCYVSDTVRGVLAAAGHGMRGPVNIGNPAEITMLELARWIARLTGSNSPIRFVERPVDDPAVRCPDITLARDKLQWRPLVDAEHGLRRTIDWFRSQEAQQARRAPGDAGAADPAGHRAHPSGRVA, encoded by the coding sequence ATGGCCATGTCCCCCGCGCCCCGCTGGGAACACGCCGTCGTCACCGGAGGATCCGGTTTCGTGGGATCCCACCTGTGCGCCGCGCTGCTCGCCGACGGTACGGACGTGACCTGCGTCGACGACTTCAGTACGGGTCGGCGCGCCAACGTCGCGGCCCTGCTCGGCCACCCGGGGTTCCGGCTCCTGGAGGCCGACGTCCGCCGGCCCTTCGAGGTGGACCGGCCCCCCGATCTGGTGCTGCACTTCGCCTCGCCGGCGTCCCCCGCCGACTATCTGCGCCTGCCCCTGCACACGCTGGAGACCGGCAGCCTCGGCACCCGCAACGCCCTCGCCCTCGCCCACGACCACGGCGCGCGCTTCGTGCTCGCCTCCACCTCCGAGGTCTACGGCGACCCCGAGGAACACCCGCAGAGCGAGCGGTACTGGGGCCGGGTGAACCCGGTCGGCCCGCGCAGCGTCTACGACGAGGCGAAACGCTTCGGCGAGGCGTTCACCACCGCCGCCGCCCGCGCCCGCGGGACGGACACCGTGATCGTGCGGCTCTTCAACACGTACGGGCCCCGGATGCGCGGGTACGACGGCCGCGCCGTGCCGACCTTCGTCCGGCAGGCGCTCGCCGGCGAGCCGCTGACGGTGACCGGCGACGGTCGGCAGACCCGGTCGCTGTGCTACGTGTCCGACACCGTGCGCGGCGTGCTCGCCGCCGCCGGGCACGGCATGCGCGGCCCCGTGAACATCGGCAACCCCGCCGAGATCACCATGCTGGAGCTGGCCCGCTGGATCGCGCGGCTCACCGGCTCGAACTCCCCGATCCGCTTCGTCGAGCGGCCCGTCGACGACCCCGCCGTGCGCTGCCCGGACATCACCCTGGCCCGCGACAAACTGCAGTGGCGACCGCTCGTCGACGCCGAGCACGGGCTGCGACGCACGATCGACTGGTTCCGGTCCCAGGAGGCGCAGCAGGCGCGGCGGGCACCGGGCGATGCCGGCGCGGCCGATCCCGCCGGCCACCGCGCGCATCCGTCCGGGCGCGTGGCCTGA
- a CDS encoding LysR family transcriptional regulator: MLNLERLRTLDAVARHGSVSGAADGLHVTTSAVSQQLSKLEREVGQRLLAKNGRGVRLTDAGMLLAEHAARILSHVQLAQADIEAQRGQVVGEVRLVGFPTAARGLFPAALASLRARHPDLRVRTAEFEPEQGVRAVLRGDADLAIVLDWSNRRAPVPGELERAHLLDDAADVALPAGHRLAGREAVDLEDFADEDWVSWPEGEFCHDWLMFTLRSQGIEPRIAHFAGEHHTQLALVAAGLGVCVTPRLGRPHPEGVVCVPVRQQMRRHIYATWRTDAGRRPSLRAVVEALREAGRPHAG; encoded by the coding sequence ATGTTGAACCTGGAGCGCCTGCGCACCCTCGACGCCGTCGCCCGTCACGGCTCCGTCAGCGGCGCCGCCGACGGACTGCACGTGACGACCTCCGCCGTCTCCCAGCAGCTGTCCAAACTGGAGCGGGAGGTGGGACAGCGGCTCCTCGCCAAGAACGGGCGCGGGGTGCGGCTCACCGACGCGGGCATGCTGCTCGCCGAGCACGCGGCCCGGATCCTCTCCCACGTCCAGCTCGCCCAGGCCGACATCGAGGCCCAGCGCGGCCAGGTCGTCGGCGAGGTCCGGCTGGTCGGCTTCCCGACCGCCGCGCGCGGCCTCTTCCCCGCCGCCCTCGCCTCGCTGCGCGCCCGCCACCCCGATCTGCGGGTCCGCACCGCCGAGTTCGAGCCCGAGCAGGGGGTGCGGGCGGTGCTGCGCGGCGACGCCGACCTCGCCATCGTCCTGGACTGGAGCAACCGGCGGGCTCCGGTCCCCGGCGAGCTGGAGCGCGCCCATCTCCTCGACGACGCCGCCGACGTCGCCCTGCCGGCCGGGCACCGGCTCGCCGGGCGGGAGGCGGTGGACCTGGAGGACTTCGCCGACGAGGACTGGGTGTCCTGGCCGGAGGGCGAGTTCTGCCACGACTGGCTGATGTTCACCCTCCGCTCCCAGGGCATCGAGCCGCGGATCGCCCACTTCGCCGGCGAGCACCACACCCAGCTCGCGCTCGTCGCCGCCGGGCTCGGGGTGTGCGTCACGCCCCGGCTCGGCCGGCCGCACCCGGAGGGCGTGGTCTGCGTGCCCGTACGGCAGCAGATGCGCCGGCACATCTACGCCACCTGGCGCACCGACGCCGGCCGCCGGCCCTCCCTGCGCGCCGTCGTCGAGGCGCTGCGCGAGGCGGGGCGGCCGCACGCGGGGTGA
- a CDS encoding pyridoxamine 5'-phosphate oxidase family protein codes for MTVTQRRGRRIMMTPEELDAFLTEQRTCRVATVSADGRPHVSALWFAWDGTSLWLYSLTRSRRWAQLRADPRLSVLVDDGEQYGELRGAELSGTAVFVGEAPRTGEPCPGLDAVERLFAAKNFGLDAMPHDGRHAWLRLTPDTVTTWDFRKLGEA; via the coding sequence ATGACCGTCACGCAGCGCCGTGGACGCCGGATCATGATGACCCCGGAGGAGCTCGACGCCTTCCTCACCGAACAGCGCACCTGCCGGGTGGCGACCGTCTCCGCCGACGGACGTCCGCACGTCAGCGCGCTGTGGTTCGCGTGGGACGGCACCTCGCTCTGGCTCTACTCGCTGACCCGCAGCCGCCGCTGGGCCCAACTGCGCGCCGATCCCCGGCTCTCGGTCCTGGTGGACGACGGCGAGCAGTACGGGGAGCTGCGCGGGGCCGAGCTGTCGGGGACGGCCGTCTTCGTCGGCGAGGCGCCGCGCACCGGCGAGCCGTGTCCCGGACTCGACGCGGTGGAGCGGCTCTTCGCGGCGAAGAACTTCGGCCTGGACGCCATGCCGCACGACGGCCGGCACGCCTGGCTCCGACTGACCCCGGACACCGTCACCACCTGGGACTTCCGCAAGCTCGGCGAGGCGTAG